In Osmerus eperlanus chromosome 4, fOsmEpe2.1, whole genome shotgun sequence, the sequence attacgtttttgtggcgaaaagtgaagctaacggtggctaacttgctagccacagtcaatgacgctacttacgtcacgactaacgtcacgaaaactcgcgtgactacctctagcagaacattagtttagcagctcgttaacttctgggagatagctaagctaactgctttactgcaagggagctggagaaacgccacaagcaaagaggccagggtgataactatttactaattttactttgtgatatgacacacaattgtgacgtgtaatgtacaatataagctgattttattaaggaaatacatctactttcggaaacagtagtctactatgtcactgaagtattagcatcatgacattagcctctgttggccgggcaacacatactacattggtctatgatgcatctgttttcaatcgttaaaataaacattcctcacaaatacattttcgttgtaggatttattatgacattacattacaagtaaacgatttgtgggtgaaattatcattacctgtggtttcaaaccagtgttgctcactgcaacgctgtagcctacgcgagacactacaaaaacatctacacagctgtaggaagtcaaacggcgacagaacatgttcggcacttacttaaatcaaaagtctatctaactactaaccttaacttcattgccacagcctaaactttgtcaatctgttcatgaaaataattaatttcagcctaaaccgtacaacggaacgttaaatcaaattcaaccaacgcaatcgctaccaagacgaacacagcagtagtgtactgtactgtacaatttaccggggcagcttctccacacagggctatatcgcacttggcgttgttactgacaatgatcgctatcagtgagctttttatgaaagcgattttccactaaataaatgtcaagcttatttaagtttttgggggcatattttcagttagcagatggtactgtttgaatcgcgattccatcttctactgctggtaacgtcgtagaataatcttcaaagggggttctttattcatgaatgaatgcaatatgagtaggctaaatgccttaaaatatcacgagaagggaaaaacttaaaaggacgtttaagtcatagagattaggtcaatttttacaccggtctgccaaatttattcgttttgattcaacgatgaggctgccgctTGCAGGGgatatgagaagacatctatttcattctacacttcactcgtattttcagttgtaaatgagcagcaaaaaaaatcttttaaatctatgtaatctttatgaataataagtatgcattttgcatttcatacagaaatatcagttgtaaaaatgtcatccaaaaacggacccctgtgcaactgacgcaagcaagcacaccctacaatttccccagaaattgtaccctctctagtttactttGGGTTACTATTGAAGATGATACTATTGAATTCAATGTTGTTTCCTCTTTTGCTTGTCTCTCTGTTAGGTATTGTATTTCCTGGAGCCAATCCGCTGCCTGGTCCAGAATCACCTCTGCCAGAAGGAGTTCTGTTTGGCATgtgagcttggcttcctcttccATATGCTGGACCTGTCGAGGGGAGACCCCTGCCAGGTAGCTCATCGCCACTCAGTAATATTGTAAGATGAAAAAAGAGTAGTGTTGTTGCTGATTCAACCAGCTagcttcttacatttacatttagtcatttagcagacgctcttatccagagcgacttacagtaagtacagggacattcccccgaggcaagtagggtgaagtgccttgcccaaggacacaacgtcatctggcacggccgggaatcgaactggcaaccttctgattacaagcccgcttccctaaccgctctgccacctgactcccagcttTTTCCATTCCCATGGTAACCTCCACCCTTTCTTCCAGGCCAGTAACTTCCTGCGAGCCTTCCGTACCATCCCGGAGGCGTCTGCCCTGGGCCTGATCCTGGCCGACTCAGACGAGCAGACAGGGAAGGCCAGACTGGGCCGTCTCATTCAGAGCTGGAACCGCTTTATCCTCACCCAGCTCCACCAGGAGACCCAGGAACAAGAGGGACCACAGGCATACAGAGGGGCCAGTAGCAGGTAAGATCAGAGTTTTATACATAGTAGTGCAGTTAAATACCAGTTCGTTCAGCGATGGATGAGTTAGTCATGAATACAGGCAAACCTATGCCTGGTTGTCGAACAAACAGTCAGATATAATGGCGTTATGGTCATTTGTGTTGAGAGTCTCTTGCCGCTAACTGAGCTGCGTGTACTGCAGTGCCCTGGGATCCTCGGGCGAGTCTGTGATTGGACGGCTGTTTGGTTGTGAGGTTGAGAACAGCAGCCTCTGTCGTTGTGGCAAGGAGACAGTGCGCTCATCCCTGACCCTGCTCTTCACCATGCACTACCCTGAACAGAGTTCGCTCGGTGAGTGGTCCACCTCTGGGCTACACTAGAATTTGTTTTAGGTTTATCAGTGTGTTAATCAGACATATACTATACATGATTCCTTATCAGATAAGACAATCAAGGAGTATGATTTTGCTGAGATCCTGAAGAAGAGCATATGTCTGGAGCAAAGCACTCAGGCATGGTGTGAGAATTGTGAGAAGTATCAGCCCACAGTAGGTATCTCCAAACCCAAAAGTTTGTTTTATAAATCTCACTAAGACTCAGTGAATCCGTTCTTATGTTTTGTTCCTGTGTGCACACTTTTAGGTGCAGACCCGTAACATCCGCTGTCTCCCAGATGTACTGGTCATTAATTGTGAGGTGAACAGTGTGAAGGAGGCGGAGTTCTGGAAGGCTCAGGCAGAGGTGAGAATAGGAGAACACACCGTCTAATATTTGCCGTTAATATCATGTTTTTCTTCTTTAGTTGATTTGTCATACATAAGGTATAGGTTACATGTTAATCAGTCTATTTCTAATGTTCTCTCCACAGTATGCTTTCAATAAGGCCATAGAAAAAGAGGCAAATGAGCCCCCAAAGCTTAAggaacctccccctcccatccccacgGAGTGGTGCTTAGAGTAAGGAGGACTTCAGCTCCTTAAAAAGCCCTACCTTAAACAGAATGTATTACCTTTCAATAGTTAAAACGGAAACTGTTATTAACGACTTTTTTTCTACAAGGGAAGAGTTATGTAACGTGGAGGGTTTGACCTTTGACACGAGAGTGGAGGACCTGCGGCATGTCTGGATCCCCCTTACCCTGAAGATGTCCATCAGCAAGAGCCAAGGGCTGGAGGTCAGCAGTTGGCCGGAAGCTGAAGAGGTGAGAAATAGGATCCAAACAAAGCCTGCACTTGATAGACAAAGCCTACACTTGATAAACATTTTGACCTGATATCTGCACACGTCTCCATCCTCCAGCTGAGTTCTGCTGAGGAGGCTGAGGGGGTGTCTCTCTATGACCTGGTGGTCACCGTGCCTCATGTCCTGGATGCTCGCACTGGAGGGAACTTGGTAGCACACATCAAAGTAGGAGAGACCTACCACCAGAGAAAAGAGGTCAGTTGATTAGACTGACATTAGACCAGATCTTAGTCTGTGTACCTAAGGGCACATGGAGATGTGACCAACTGTGTTGTCAGATATAAATGCTTTTATTGAACAATGTTTGAATACTGATTTATATGTATTATATCTTTGTATTTGACTGTGTATATGTATTTGGACTTTTTCCACTGTTAGGGTGTCACACACCAACAGTGGTACCTCTTCAATGACTTCCTGATTGAGCCGATTGACAAGGTACAACTCTGTCCAtccacacaaatattttttAAGGGTTTCAACCAGAACAATAACAAAGAAAAAATGTGTGTTCTAGGCTGAAGCAGCTCAGTTTGATGTGAACTGGAAAGTGCCAGCCATCCTCTACTATGCCAAGAGGAACTACCACTCTAAATATGACCTCCGTAGTAAGTTACACACTACTATAGAAGTAGGACCTAGACTCTCCCTTTAAGTAAAAACTCCATGCCTCATTATACCCTGTATCTGATAACTGTTCCTGGTGGCTGTCCTCTTCAGTTAAGAACCCTATAGAGGCCAGTGTGCTGCTCACTGAGGCTTCTTTGGCACGGAAACAGAGGAAGAGTCATGCTACTTTCATCCCTCTAATGGTCAGTGAGATGCCCCAGGCTGGAGACTTGGTGGGGCTGGATGCTGAATTTGTCACACTCAACCAGGTCAGTCTGGCGTTAGATACAGTCAACACTGCGTTTATCTTGTATTGTAATTTGTATTGATGCTCAACCCTACCCTGATTATAACCATTTAGTGTTGAGGATGAGTGAAAAGGTTTTAGTcaaggactaggcttaatccatgtctgggaaactgggccttaaAGTTTATGGATAACTTAATTTTGTTGACAGCAATATGAATCAACCAAAGAAGTACAAACCTCAACTTTTAACGACTGCGCAAAACCCTCTCTACGGACCTATAGCATGTAATTCTTTGTGGACCTATAGGAGGAGGCAGAGCTGCGCAGCGATGGCACAAAGTCCACCATCAAGCCCAGTCAGATGTCTGTGGCTAGGATCACATGTGTGCGTGGCCAGGGTCCTAACGAGGGGGTGCCCTTCATTGATGACTACATCTCCACTCAGGAGCAGGTGACCTTTTTCTCTGTCATTGTCAgagatactgtacagtataaagGTGTAGGGTCAGAAGTAATCCACGTTGGTCTGTTGTGCTTGTACAGGTGGTGGACTATCTGACGCAGTATTCAGGCATCAAACCAGGGGACCTGGATGCTAAGATTTCCTCCAAGCACTTGACCACTCTAAAGTCAACATACCTAAAGCTGCGCTTCCTCATTGACACCGGAGTGCGCTTTGTTGGGCACGGCTTACAGAAGGACTTCCGTGTTATCAATTTACTGGCAAGTGTGACTATTGGAATCTTTATATTCTTACATATCCCTGACTTAACAGCAGGTAAAGTACCAGTGGGTATGTTATATTTATAATACCAGGTGTATTTTCACTGGATAGCAGTGAAAGCTAACCTTTTTTATATTGGTTGCAGGTGCTGAAAGACCAGGTGGTTGACACTGTTTACCTCTTCCATATGCCCCGGAAGAGGATGATCTCCCTGCGCTTCCTTGCCTGGTACTTTCTGGGTAAGAGTTGTCCCTTCTTACGCCTCTCTGAGTATAAGCCTGCTGTAACTAAATACATAGGTTTTGACGTAAATATTTTCATGTTAGAAACATAATTATATGATAGGAGACCCAGGCGTCTGGTCTGCTTGTAGTTTTATGATTTAATAACAGGCATCCTGATCCTTGTCTCTAGACCTCAACATCCAGGGTGAGACTCATGACAGCATTGAGGATGCTCGCACCGCCTTGCAGCTTTACAGGAAGTATCTGGAGCTAAGTCGTGGAGGCGGCAATGATGAAGTACGGAAGGTGCTAAAGGGACTGTACGAGAAAGGCCGCAAGCTTGACTGGAAAGTCCCGGACTGTGACACAGGAGATGGTCAAGGTAGCCCAAAAAGTACGAAGATAACATTGCATTAGATTGCATTCATGTTAATGGCAGTCT encodes:
- the pan2 gene encoding PAN2-PAN3 deadenylation complex catalytic subunit PAN2 isoform X1 produces the protein MNFEGLDPGMGEYTSSLHGSMEPGMEPSMDPRLNPSLLQGVELDSDGLAVTGTESVHMLEGMFSELHSVAADVGIPVTATHFDLQEELLWMGNHRGHASSFFGSTMGRYSSIQVHSTDDIRHIQSMETGVLFLSKGNLKCLTRGGLVMFDYPMEEGADMHDLLMTDNNTLIMGGLQNYVLEVDLNTVQETQRFTVEEPGLAIMRQSNRFFFCGHTSGKVTLRDVRTFQLEQEFDAFSGSLSDFDVHGNLLAACGFSSRGMNGLACDRFLMVYDLRMMRAVTPLQVHVDPLFLRFIPTYTSRLAIISQTGQCQFCEPTGLANLADVFHVNTVGQLLMSFDVSSSKQALAFGDSGGGVHLWSDAPEVSFNGYSRDTEFALPCLVDSLPQLDWSHDLLPLSLIPMPLTSSEQLLSDWPTTLATPSPRRSPAVDPEILRTIKTVGFIGYAANPRTRPRNQVPYKIKEVELDYDNYNQVPESPIGRDEEPHLYMIPKKFRKVTIKYSKLGLEDFDFKHYNRTLFAGLEPHIPNAYCNCMIQVLYFLEPIRCLVQNHLCQKEFCLACELGFLFHMLDLSRGDPCQASNFLRAFRTIPEASALGLILADSDEQTGKARLGRLIQSWNRFILTQLHQETQEQEGPQAYRGASSSALGSSGESVIGRLFGCEVENSSLCRCGKETVRSSLTLLFTMHYPEQSSLDKTIKEYDFAEILKKSICLEQSTQAWCENCEKYQPTVQTRNIRCLPDVLVINCEVNSVKEAEFWKAQAEYAFNKAIEKEANEPPKLKEPPPPIPTEWCLEEELCNVEGLTFDTRVEDLRHVWIPLTLKMSISKSQGLEVSSWPEAEELSSAEEAEGVSLYDLVVTVPHVLDARTGGNLVAHIKVGETYHQRKEGVTHQQWYLFNDFLIEPIDKAEAAQFDVNWKVPAILYYAKRNYHSKYDLRIKNPIEASVLLTEASLARKQRKSHATFIPLMVSEMPQAGDLVGLDAEFVTLNQEEAELRSDGTKSTIKPSQMSVARITCVRGQGPNEGVPFIDDYISTQEQVVDYLTQYSGIKPGDLDAKISSKHLTTLKSTYLKLRFLIDTGVRFVGHGLQKDFRVINLLVLKDQVVDTVYLFHMPRKRMISLRFLAWYFLDLNIQGETHDSIEDARTALQLYRKYLELSRGGGNDEVRKVLKGLYEKGRKLDWKVPDCDTGDGQGSPKSNAVFPSVMGL
- the pan2 gene encoding PAN2-PAN3 deadenylation complex catalytic subunit PAN2 isoform X2, giving the protein MNFEGLDPGMGEYTSSLHGSMEPGMEPSMDPRLNPSLLQGVELDSDGLAVTGTESVHMLEGMFSELHSVAADVGIPVTATHFDLQEELLWMGNHRGHASSFFGSTMGRYSSIQVHSTDDIRHIQSMETGVLFLSKGNLKCLTRGGLVMFDYPMEEGADMHDLLMTDNNTLIMGGLQNYVLEVDLNTVQETQRFTVEEPGLAIMRQSNRFFFCGHTSGKVTLRDVRTFQLEQEFDAFSGSLSDFDVHGNLLAACGFSSRGMNGLACDRFLMVYDLRMMRAVTPLQVHVDPLFLRFIPTYTSRLAIISQTGQCQFCEPTGLANLADVFHVNTVGQLLMSFDVSSSKQALAFGDSGGGVHLWSDAPEVSFNGYSRDTEFALPCLVDSLPQLDWSHDLLPLSLIPMPLTSSEQLLSDWPTTLATPSPRRSPAVDPEILRTIKTVGFIGYAANPRTRPRNQVPYKIKEVELDYDNYNQVPESPIGRDEEPHLYMIPKKFRKVTIKYSKLGLEDFDFKHYNRTLFAGLEPHIPNAYCNCMIQVLYFLEPIRCLVQNHLCQKEFCLACELGFLFHMLDLSRGDPCQASNFLRAFRTIPEASALGLILADSDEQTGKARLGRLIQSWNRFILTQLHQETQEQEGPQAYRGASSSALGSSGESVIGRLFGCEVENSSLCRCGKETVRSSLTLLFTMHYPEQSSLDKTIKEYDFAEILKKSICLEQSTQAWCENCEKYQPTVQTRNIRCLPDVLVINCEVNSVKEAEFWKAQAEYAFNKAIEKEANEPPKLKEPPPPIPTEWCLEEELCNVEGLTFDTRVEDLRHVWIPLTLKMSISKSQGLEVSSWPEAEELSSAEEAEGVSLYDLVVTVPHVLDARTGGNLVAHIKVGETYHQRKEGVTHQQWYLFNDFLIEPIDKAEAAQFDVNWKVPAILYYAKRNYHSKYDLRIKNPIEASVLLTEASLARKQRKSHATFIPLMVSEMPQAGDLVGLDAEFVTLNQEEAELRSDGTKSTIKPSQMSVARITCVRGQGPNEGVPFIDDYISTQEQVVDYLTQYSGIKPGDLDAKISSKHLTTLKSTYLKLRFLIDTGVRFVGHGLQKDFRVINLLVLKDQVVDTVYLFHMPRKRMISLRFLAWYFLDLNIQGETHDSIEDARTALQLYRKYLELSRGGGNDEVRKVLKGLYEKGRKLDWKVPDCDTGDGQGNAVFPSVMGL
- the pan2 gene encoding PAN2-PAN3 deadenylation complex catalytic subunit PAN2 isoform X3 is translated as MMGMGEYTSSLHGSMEPGMEPSMDPRLNPSLLQGVELDSDGLAVTGTESVHMLEGMFSELHSVAADVGIPVTATHFDLQEELLWMGNHRGHASSFFGSTMGRYSSIQVHSTDDIRHIQSMETGVLFLSKGNLKCLTRGGLVMFDYPMEEGADMHDLLMTDNNTLIMGGLQNYVLEVDLNTVQETQRFTVEEPGLAIMRQSNRFFFCGHTSGKVTLRDVRTFQLEQEFDAFSGSLSDFDVHGNLLAACGFSSRGMNGLACDRFLMVYDLRMMRAVTPLQVHVDPLFLRFIPTYTSRLAIISQTGQCQFCEPTGLANLADVFHVNTVGQLLMSFDVSSSKQALAFGDSGGGVHLWSDAPEVSFNGYSRDTEFALPCLVDSLPQLDWSHDLLPLSLIPMPLTSSEQLLSDWPTTLATPSPRRSPAVDPEILRTIKTVGFIGYAANPRTRPRNQVPYKIKEVELDYDNYNQVPESPIGRDEEPHLYMIPKKFRKVTIKYSKLGLEDFDFKHYNRTLFAGLEPHIPNAYCNCMIQVLYFLEPIRCLVQNHLCQKEFCLACELGFLFHMLDLSRGDPCQASNFLRAFRTIPEASALGLILADSDEQTGKARLGRLIQSWNRFILTQLHQETQEQEGPQAYRGASSSALGSSGESVIGRLFGCEVENSSLCRCGKETVRSSLTLLFTMHYPEQSSLDKTIKEYDFAEILKKSICLEQSTQAWCENCEKYQPTVQTRNIRCLPDVLVINCEVNSVKEAEFWKAQAEYAFNKAIEKEANEPPKLKEPPPPIPTEWCLEEELCNVEGLTFDTRVEDLRHVWIPLTLKMSISKSQGLEVSSWPEAEELSSAEEAEGVSLYDLVVTVPHVLDARTGGNLVAHIKVGETYHQRKEGVTHQQWYLFNDFLIEPIDKAEAAQFDVNWKVPAILYYAKRNYHSKYDLRIKNPIEASVLLTEASLARKQRKSHATFIPLMVSEMPQAGDLVGLDAEFVTLNQEEAELRSDGTKSTIKPSQMSVARITCVRGQGPNEGVPFIDDYISTQEQVVDYLTQYSGIKPGDLDAKISSKHLTTLKSTYLKLRFLIDTGVRFVGHGLQKDFRVINLLVLKDQVVDTVYLFHMPRKRMISLRFLAWYFLDLNIQGETHDSIEDARTALQLYRKYLELSRGGGNDEVRKVLKGLYEKGRKLDWKVPDCDTGDGQGSPKSNAVFPSVMGL
- the pan2 gene encoding PAN2-PAN3 deadenylation complex catalytic subunit PAN2 isoform X4 — protein: MGEYTSSLHGSMEPGMEPSMDPRLNPSLLQGVELDSDGLAVTGTESVHMLEGMFSELHSVAADVGIPVTATHFDLQEELLWMGNHRGHASSFFGSTMGRYSSIQVHSTDDIRHIQSMETGVLFLSKGNLKCLTRGGLVMFDYPMEEGADMHDLLMTDNNTLIMGGLQNYVLEVDLNTVQETQRFTVEEPGLAIMRQSNRFFFCGHTSGKVTLRDVRTFQLEQEFDAFSGSLSDFDVHGNLLAACGFSSRGMNGLACDRFLMVYDLRMMRAVTPLQVHVDPLFLRFIPTYTSRLAIISQTGQCQFCEPTGLANLADVFHVNTVGQLLMSFDVSSSKQALAFGDSGGGVHLWSDAPEVSFNGYSRDTEFALPCLVDSLPQLDWSHDLLPLSLIPMPLTSSEQLLSDWPTTLATPSPRRSPAVDPEILRTIKTVGFIGYAANPRTRPRNQVPYKIKEVELDYDNYNQVPESPIGRDEEPHLYMIPKKFRKVTIKYSKLGLEDFDFKHYNRTLFAGLEPHIPNAYCNCMIQVLYFLEPIRCLVQNHLCQKEFCLACELGFLFHMLDLSRGDPCQASNFLRAFRTIPEASALGLILADSDEQTGKARLGRLIQSWNRFILTQLHQETQEQEGPQAYRGASSSALGSSGESVIGRLFGCEVENSSLCRCGKETVRSSLTLLFTMHYPEQSSLDKTIKEYDFAEILKKSICLEQSTQAWCENCEKYQPTVQTRNIRCLPDVLVINCEVNSVKEAEFWKAQAEYAFNKAIEKEANEPPKLKEPPPPIPTEWCLEEELCNVEGLTFDTRVEDLRHVWIPLTLKMSISKSQGLEVSSWPEAEELSSAEEAEGVSLYDLVVTVPHVLDARTGGNLVAHIKVGETYHQRKEGVTHQQWYLFNDFLIEPIDKAEAAQFDVNWKVPAILYYAKRNYHSKYDLRIKNPIEASVLLTEASLARKQRKSHATFIPLMVSEMPQAGDLVGLDAEFVTLNQEEAELRSDGTKSTIKPSQMSVARITCVRGQGPNEGVPFIDDYISTQEQVVDYLTQYSGIKPGDLDAKISSKHLTTLKSTYLKLRFLIDTGVRFVGHGLQKDFRVINLLVLKDQVVDTVYLFHMPRKRMISLRFLAWYFLDLNIQGETHDSIEDARTALQLYRKYLELSRGGGNDEVRKVLKGLYEKGRKLDWKVPDCDTGDGQGSPKSNAVFPSVMGL